The following proteins are co-located in the Phlebotomus papatasi isolate M1 unplaced genomic scaffold, Ppap_2.1 HiC_scaffold_196, whole genome shotgun sequence genome:
- the LOC129808916 gene encoding uncharacterized protein LOC129808916: protein MSGNNFEIPMEIPAPETQFVKFLQRVKSFNKRFNIVQVELSFQLRCPTTNTCTDWLNKAFNEVIETIQKEGDQGDKVILEIFLEENSLNKPIFLGLRPLASLSADAVFSALEKVYQSTIVFNIADVLGVKAYLLPQMEGRGRHHNPTRMNLSEMRKYKQKSIVDISGPSNCLPTSIVVGKCLLINNNEERKKQLDRLKRYPTVLKKEVLQLIKNVGGPVSEEGSYGLDFVNRFDKKFGNQFRINIYDDAGNFESIAYKSRRTQENHKKVINLFYNKAERHYFCIKSVKGFFGFNYQCDICDSLYNRSHICPETCKYCTNTPPCPSVRDMIPCIACNRSFRGTNCLQHHIDKGVCNTRKLCDQCFTMFDPKTPHDCNSRTCDICFKVCPLPHFCYMQEFKKKPSTEYTLIFYDFESEFVDIGNGFSKHVPNLCISYTVCHMCGHSLDSNCPNCAPVEHVFESDSNRSAVEKFVDYVLTFRPMPTVAIAHNAKGYDAQFILEELCQREEKIEPILQGCKILYAKVKGVTFLDSLSFIPFPLSQFSKSFGLPECDKGYYPYKFNITGNRSYIGPYPPIDMYPIESMSSQQYAEFLEWYEQVKELPFDNRKELIHYCRQDVKILMKGCLNFMFSFIETTGLNPFLQAITIADAVMKAYRKKYLIPNTLAITPKNNYNSNFLQMQSKISLKWLVHMKETSNPNIKYEVKLRGSRYIADGYDEASNTVYSFEGCFFHGHTCFLNRGHAFSKRPNDNMQSRYEATLKRLDHIRQLGYNLVSIWECEFRRMLESDPVLAERLNNHPEVVDSGFDLRSAVYGGRTEVFRTYYKCRPGDKIYYYDFTSLYPWANKYSKYFVGHPKIIKDIPSQEEVLRHDGVVKCTILPPKGLYIPCLPFRCNNRLFFPLCRKCAEELNTDRCLHSDDERSLTGIWSIDEVRLAVDHGYVITKCFEVWSYRTSQYNRETGERGLFADYVDNFLKIKQEASGWPSGVESESDKDNYISEFFENEGIQLDKDNIRVNKGMRSLAKIMLNSLWGRFIMRENFTKTTICNSPEELNALLSSEAIKIVQFYPASDNQFIVSWKHIHDSEPPSKYVNMGVGICTTTNARIKLYSILSKIGHNIFYCDTDSVIYVVPAGEENPLSTGKFLGELTDELADFGEGAFIEEFVSTGPKVYGLKIYSPSTNSYSYKVVCKGISQNREVAKDINFDSLKSLVLCDDKEIKVTYPNKIQRQKHFKIVSGPSSKTTQFTFIKRRCIENNYTLPFGY from the exons atgagtggaAACAATTTCGAAATACCGATGGAGATTCCTGCCCCAGAGACGCAATTCGTGAAGTTTCTTCAGAGAGTTAAATCATTCAACAAACGCTTTAACATCGTCCAAGTTGAGCTCAGTTTCCAACTAAGATGTCCTACTACGAACACCTGTACGGATTGGCTGAACAAGGCTTTCAACGAAGTTATTGAAACTATTCAAAAGGAAGGCGATCAGGGAGACAAAGTAATCCTTGAGATATTTCTTGAGGAGAACTCTCTAAATAAACCCATATTTTTGGGTCTTCGCCCCCTGGCCTCTTTATCAGCAGACGCTGTGTTTTCAGCTCTAGAGAAAGTGTATCAAAGCACAATAGTATTCAATATAGCAGATGTTCTAGGCGTTAAAGCTTATCTGCTACCTCAAATGGAAG gACGAGGAAGACACCATAACCCAACCAGAATGAATCTGTCGGAGATGAGGAAGTATAAACAGAAGAGTATTGTAGACATCTCAGGACCATCTAATTGTTTACCAACCTCAATTGTTGTTGGTAAGTgccttttaataaataataatgaagaGCGAAAAAAACAATTAGATCGTCTTAAACGATATCCTACAGTTCTAAAAAAAGAAGttcttcaattaattaaaaatgtaggCGGGCCTGTTAGTGAAGAGGGTTCATACGGGCTTGATTTTGTCAATagatttgacaaaaaatttggCAATCAgtttagaataaatatttatgatgacgcgggaaattttgaaagcatAGCATATAAATCGCGGAGGACCcaggaaaatcataaaaaagttattaatttattttataataaagcaGAACGAcattatttttgtattaaatcaGTCAAGGGATTTTTTGGCTTTAACTATCAATGTGATATTTGCGACAGTTTATACAATAGGAGCCATATCTGTCCTGAGACGTGCAAATACTGCACCAATACCCCACCATGTCCCTCTGTCAGGGATATGATCCCCTGTATTGCCTGTAATCGATCATTCAGGGGTACTAATTGTCTTCAACACCATATTGATAAGGGGGTATGCAACACTAGAAAATTGTGCGATCAATGTTTTACCATGTTTGATCCCAAGACTCCACATGATTGTAATTCACGAACTTGTGATATTTGCTTCAAAGTTTGCCCACTTCCACATTTTTGCTATATgcaagaatttaagaaaaaacctTCAACGGAATATAcgctaattttctatgattttgAGTCAGAGTTTGTAGATATTGGGAATggattttcaaaacatgttccGAATCTCTGTATATCATACACAGTATGTCACATGTGTGGTCATTCTTTAGATTCTAATTGCCCTAATTGTGCCCCCGTGGAACATGTTTTTGAGAGCGATAGCAACAGGTCAGCGGTGGAAAAATTTGTAGACTATGTACTTACCTTTAGGCCTATGCCCACTGTTGCTATCGCTCACAATGCCAAAGGCTATGATGCGCAGTTCATACTCGAAGAACTGTGTCAGAGGGAAGAGAAGATCGAACCTATTCTACAAGGTTGCAAAATATTGTATGCGAAAGTTAAGGGAGTAACATTTCTGGACTCCCTATCCTTTATTCCCTTCCCTCTGTCACAGTTCTCAAAGAGTTTTGGACTGCCCGAATGCGATAAGGGATATTATCcgtataaatttaatattacggGAAACCGCTCTTATATTGGACCTTATCCTCCAATTGATATGTACCCAATCGAATCCATGTCTTCGCAGCAATATGCCGAGTTTCTAGAATGGTATGAGCAAGTCAAAGAACTCCCCTTTGACAACCGTAAAGAGCTCATCCATTACTGTCGCCAGGATGTTAAAATTCTTATGAAAGGATGCCTCAATTTCATGTTCTCCTTTATCGAAACCACAGGCCTAAATCCTTTCTTGCAGGCTATCACCATAGCTGACGCTGTGATGAAAGCCTACAGGAAAAAATACCTTATTCCCAACACCCTTGCCATTACTCCGAAAAACAACTACaattccaatttccttcaaatgcagagcaaaatttctttgaaatggcTCGTGCATATGAAAGAAACTTCCAATCCTAACATAAAATATGAGGTAAAACTGCGCGGTTCTCGATATATTGCAGATGGATATGATGAGGCCTCTAACACTGTGTATAGTTTTGAGGGTTGTTTCTTCCATGGACATACATGTTTTCTAAATAGAGGACATGCATTCTCGAAGAGACCCAATGATAACATGCAGAGTCGTTATGAGGCTACTCTGAAACGATTGGATCACATTCGACAATTGGGGTATAATCTTGTTTCAATTTGGGAGTGTGAATTCCGTCGGATGTTAGAATCAGACCCTGTGCTTGCGGAGAGACTGAACAATCATCCTGAAGTTGTTGATTCCGGATTTGATTTACGATCAGCGGTTTACGGGGGCCGAACTGAGGTTTTCCGCACATATTACAAATGTCGCCCCggggataaaatttattattacgaCTTTACGTCACTCTACCCGTGGGCGAATAAATATTCGAAGTATTTCGTCGGGCAcccaaaaattatcaaagatATTCCAAGTCAGGAGGAAGTATTAAGGCATGATGGTGTGGTGAAATGCACCATTCTCCCACCAAAAGGCTTATACATCCCCTGTCTTCCCTTCAGGTGCAATAACCGACTCTTCTTCCCTCTCTGTCGTAAATGTGCGGAAGAACTCAATACTGATCGATGTCTCCATTCAGACGATGAGAGATCCCTCACAGGAATATGGTCCATTGATGAAGTCCGTCTCGCTGTTGATCATGGCTACGTGATCACCAAATGCTTTGAAGTCTGGTCATACAGAACTTCGCAATATAATCGTGAGACGGGTGAACGTGGTCTTTTTGCCGATTACGTcgataattttctcaaaattaaacaGGAAGCTAGTGGATGGCCCTCGGGAGTTGAATCCGAATCCGATAAAGATAATTATATCAGCGAATTCTTTGAAAATGAGGGGATACAGCTTGATAAAGACAACATACGCGTTAACAAAGGCATGCGTTCTCTTGCAAAAATTATGTTGAACAGTTTGTGGGGCAGATTCATAATGCGGGAGAATTTCACGAAAACTACAATTTGTAATTCTCCTGAGGAATTGAATGCACTTCTTTCATCAGAAGCAATTAAAATTGTACAATTCTACCCCGCAAGCGACAACCAATTTATTGTTTCATGGAAGCACATTCATGATTCTGAGCCTCCATCGAAATATGTAAATATGGGTGTCGGAATCTGCACCACAACCAATGCAAGGATCAAGTTGTATTCCATCTTATCAAAGATAggacataatattttttattgtgacACGGATTCAGTCATCTACGTAGTCCCTGCAGGGGAAGAGAATCCTCTTTCCACTGGTAAATTTTTGGGGGAATTAACTGATGAATTGGCTGATTTCGGTGAGGGAGCCTTCATCGAAGAATTCGTAAGCACAGGGCCAAAAGTCTATGGCTTGAAAATTTACTCCCCGTCTACAAACTCTTACTCTTATAAAGTAGTGTGCAAGGGCATATCACAAAACAGGGAAGTAGCaaaagatataaattttgatagtTTAAAATCCTTGGTCCTCTGCGAcgataaagaaattaaagtaaCTTACCCAAACAAAATTCAGcgtcaaaaacattttaaaattgtatCTGGACCCTCTTCAAAAACAACCCAATTTACTTTCATAAAAAGACGTTGCATCGAGAATAATTACACTTTACCATTCGGATATTAG